In the Sus scrofa isolate TJ Tabasco breed Duroc chromosome 6, Sscrofa11.1, whole genome shotgun sequence genome, one interval contains:
- the C6H19orf12 gene encoding protein C19orf12 homolog yields the protein MPVAVDDIMKLLCSISEQRKMQAAVKHSGRGALVTGAVAFVGGLMGGPPGLAVGGAVGGLLGAWMTSGQFKPVPQIIMELPPAEQQKLFNEATAIVRHLEWTDAVQLTMLVMGSEALQQQLLAMLANYITKELRAEVQYND from the exons ATGCCTGTCGCCGTGGACGACATCATGAAGCTGCTGTGCTCCATCTCCGAGCAGAGGAAAATGCAGGCGGCCGTCAAGCACTCCGGGAGGGGTGCCCTGGTCACCGGGGCCGTGGCCTTCGTTGGTGGTTTGATGGGCGGTCCCCCAGGACTAGCTGTTG GGGGGGCCGTCGGGGGTCTGTTAGGTGCGTGGATGACGAGTGGACAGTTTAAGCCCGTTCCTCAGATCATTATGGAGCTGCCCCCCGCCGAGCAGCAGAAGCTCTTTAATGAAGCCACTGCCATCGTCAGGCACCTGGAGTGGACGGACGCCGTGCAGCTGACCATGCTGGTCATGGGCAGCGAggccctgcagcagcagctcctggcaatgctggccAACTACATCACCAAGGAGCTCCGGGCAGAAGTGCAGTACAACGACTAG